The Denticeps clupeoides chromosome 5, fDenClu1.1, whole genome shotgun sequence genome includes a region encoding these proteins:
- the LOC114791300 gene encoding CLIP-associating protein 1-like isoform X11, with translation MTTGEDKNIDDDDSVDGGRSSSSKGASSGRRAVSAGSMRRPSSASSTKSTGKEGTSAGAVDEEDFIRAFEDVPAVQIYSSRELEESMNKIREVLSDDRHDWEHRVAALKKVRSLLLSGAADYEGFSQQLRQMEAPFKLSAKDLRSQVVREACITLGHLSSVLGNRFDHGAESIMPTLLNLVPNSAKVMATSGVAAIRLILRHTHFPRLIPIITSNCTSKSVAVRRRSFEFLDLQLQEWQTNSLERHVAVLTETIKKGVHDADSEARSVARKCYWGFHGHFSKEAEQLFQTLELTYQKALQSHLKGSDSIMSLPQSDRSSSSSQESLNRPLSAKASVGTSVTRTKVVTTRTPSTSLQRSRSDIDVNAAASAKSRISTVTSTTAFSSANTLPPGSYASLDGTTGNMEGRVRTRRQSSGSSMGGVTVTDSRGRSRAKVVSQSQPGSRSTSPGKLLGLSYGRIPRPTGAAKPSEKRSKIPRSQGCSRETSPTRSASARSSRIPRPSMSQGCSRDTSRESSRDTSPARGFTPLVSRRHSRSTSALTAADPLGYSDRFGLVHQARISASVNAMRILNTGTEVEAAVADALLLGDSRNKRRPMRRRYESPGMYSDDDANSDASSACSERSYGSRNGGIPHYMRQTEDVAEVLNHCASSNWSERKEGLLGLQNLLKSQRILSRVELKRLCEIFTRMFADPHSKRVFSMFLETLVDFITLHREDLQDWLFVLLTQLLKKMGADLLGSVQAKVQKALDVTRDSFPYDQQFNILMRFIVDQTQTPNLKVKVAILKYIESLARQMDPTDFVNSSETRLAVSRIITWISEPKSSDVRKALHNWAGEELSGRPSTLASLAGEGNMEERCKQAAQMVLISLFELNTPEFTMLLGALPKTFQDGATKLLHNHLRNSSNVAVGSPCNTVGRTPPPRYPSSRTSPLTSPTNCSHGGLSPSRLWGWSANGLSKHPIPFPPPPSISAAPSVRGLPRRAYSPSMLEYDTENMNSDEIYSSLRGVTEAIQSFSFRSQEDIIEPIKRDGKRDDLAGGMGSPGPDPRLGMDGGEGVGRTALDNKTSLLNTPSPRSFSGPRMRDYNPYNYADISVYDKSALKEAVFDDDVEQIRDGRRQECGEKKSLHPKAFPAGPLQQLELVGDLLKELSNHSERVEERRAALLELLKVTRDEDSLAVWEEHFKTMLLLLLETLGDKDHTIRALALRVLKEILRSQPARFKNYAELTIMKTLEAHKDSHKEVVRAAEEAASTLASSIHPEQCIKVLCPIVQTADYPINLAAIKMQTKVIERISQESLHQLLPDIIPGLLQSYDNTESSVRKASVFCLVAIYSVIGEELKPHLAQLTGSKMKLLNLYIKRAQTTNSNSSSLSDVSTHS, from the exons ATAAGAACATCGACGATGATGACTCTGTGGATGGGGGGCGCTCCTCATCCTCCAAGGGAGCGTCGTCGGGACGAAGGGCAGTGAGTGCAGGCTCCATGCGGCGGCCCAGCTCAGCCTCCAGCACCAAATccacag GGAAAGAGGGTACAAGTGCTGGGGCTGTGGATGAGGAGGATTTCATCCGTGCCTTTGAGGATGTGCCTGCTGTACAG ATCTATTCCAGCAGGGAACTGGAAGAATCTATGAACAAGATCCGAGAGGTTCTTTCAGATGATCGGCATGATTGGGAGCACAGAGTGGCAGCG CTGAAGAAAGTGCGGTCCCTGCTGCTGTCCGGCGCGGCAGACTATGAGGGATTCTCTCAGCAGCTGCGGCAGATGGAGGCGCCATTCAAGCTGTCAGCCAAAGACCTGCGTTCACAGGTGGTCAGGGAGGCCTGCATCACGCTTGG GCACCTGTCCTCTGTCCTGGGGAACCGCTTCGACCATGGTGCTGAATCCATCATGCCTACGCTTCTCAACCTCGTCCCCAACAGCGCCAAAGTCATGGCCACATCGGGTGTGGCTGCCATCCGTCTCATCTTACGA cacacacacttccctcgGCTTATCCCCATCATTACCAGCAATTGCACATCCAAGTCTGTGGCTGTCAGAAG ACGCTCTTTTGAATTTCTGGACCTACAGCTTCAAGAATGGCAAACAAATTCCCTTGAAAG GCATGTTGCTGTCCTCACGGAGACCATTAAGAAAGGAGTGCATGATGCTGACTCTGAAGCTCGGTCTGTTGCACGAAA ATGTTATTGGGGCTTCCATGGCCACTTCAGCAAGGAGGCAGAGCAACTGTTCCAGACACTAGAGCTGACCTATCAGAAGGCTCTTCAGTCTCACCTGAAGGGTTCAGACAGCATTATGTCCCTCCCCCAGTCTGACCGCTCCTCCTCTAGCTCCCAAGAGAGCCTCAA CCGTCCTTTGTCTGCTAAAGCCTCTGTGGGAACCAGTGTAACCCGAA CTAAAGTGGTGACCACCCGAACACCCTCCACCTCCTTGCAGCGGTCCCGCAGCGACATTGATGTCAACGCTGCGGCCAGTGCCAAATCTCGCATCTCCACTGTGACCAGCACCACCGCGTTTAGCTCGGCAAACACCCTGCCTCCTGGCTCATATGCATCACTAG ATGGTACAACTGGTAATATGGAGG GTCGTGTGCGTACCAGGAGGCAGAGTTCTGGTAGTTCAATGGGAGGTGTTACTGTCACAGACAGTAGAGGCCGCAGTCGAGCTAAAGTGGTCTCCCAGTCACAGC CTGGAAGTCGTTCCACTTCTCCTGGGAAGCTTCTGGGTCTTTCCTATGGGAGGATCCCACGGCCCACGGGAGCTGCTAAACCTTCAGAGAAGCGCAGCAAAATCCCACGCAGCCAGGGATGCAGCCGAGAGACCAGCCCAACCAGATCTGCATCCG CACGGAGCAGCCGCATCCCGCGGCCCAGTATGAGTCAGGGCTGTAGTCGTGACACCAGTCGTGAGAGCAGTCGTGACACCAGCCCCGCCCGGGGGTTCACCCCACTGG TCTCCCGACGCCACTCTCGTTCCACCAGTGCCCTTACAGCAGCCGACCCGCTCGGGTACTCAG ATCGCTTTGGCCTGGTTCACCAAGCCCGAATCTCAGCTTCAGTGAATGCAATGAGGATCCTCAACACGGGCACCGAGGTGGAGGCCGCAGTAGCTGATGCCCTG CTTTTAGGTGACTCCAGGAATAAG CGGAGGCCCATGCGGCGGCGTTACGAGTCACCAGGGATGTACTCTGATGATGACGCAAACAGTGATGCATCCAGTGCGTGCTCAGAGCGTTCGTATGGCTCCAGGAATGGTGGTATTCCACATTACATGCGGCAGACAGAAGACGTGGCTGAGGTGCTGAACCACTGTGCCAGCTCCAACTGGTCTGAGCGGAAGGAGGGTCTCCTAGGCCTGCAAAACCTGCTCAAGAGCCAGCGGATTCTCAG TCGAGTAGAGCTGAAGAGGCTGTGTGAGATTTTCACGAGGATGTTTGCAGATCCACATAGCAAG aga GTATTCAGCATGTTCCTAGAGACTTTAGTGGACTTCATCACCCTGCACAGAGAGGACCTGCAGGACTGGCTGTTTGTGCTGCTCACACAGCTTCTAAAAAAAATGGGAGCTGACTTGTTGGGATCAGTCCAGGCCAAGGTCCAGAAGGCCCTCGATGTCACCAG GGACTCCTTCCCATACGATCAGCAATTCAACATCCTTATGCGTTTTATTGTTGACCAGACGCAGACACCAAACCTCAAA GTTAAGGTGGCCATACTGAAGTATATAGAGTCTCTTGCCAGGCAGATGGATCCCACAGATTTTGTGAACTCCAGCGAGACACGGTTGGCTGTTTCCCGAATTATCACCTGGATTTCAGAACCAAAGAGCTCAGATGTTCGGAAG GCCCTGCACAACTGGGCAGGGGAGGAGTTGTCAGGCAGGCCCAGCACTCTGGCTTCTCTTGCCGGGGAAGGTAACATGGAGGAGAGGTGCAAGCAG GCTGCTCAGATGGTCCTCATTTCCTTGTTTGAGTTGAACACACCAGAGTTTACCATGCTCTTGGGAGCTCTACCCAAAACCTTTCAAGATGGGGCCACCAAATTGCTACACAACCACCTGAGGAACTCCAGCAATGTAGCTGTG GGTTCTCCATGTAACACTGTTGGCCGGACTCCTCCTCCACGCTATCCAAGCAGTCGCACCAGCCCACTCACCTCACCCACCAACTGCTCTCATGGGGGCCTATCTCCCAG TCGGCTCTGGGGCTGGAGTGCTAATGGCCTCTCTAAGCACCCCATTCCTTTCCCTCcgcctccctccatctctgccgCTCCCTCGGTGAGGGGGCTACCCCGTCGCGCGTACTCCCCCAG CATGCTTGAGTACGACACAGAGAACATGAACTCAGATGAGATTTACAGTTCACTGCGGGGTGTGACTGAAGCCATCCAGAGCTTCAGCTTCCGTAGCCAAGAGGACATCATCGAGCCAATCAAACGTGATGGCAAGAGAGATGACTTA GCTGGTGGAATGGGATCACCTGGTCCAGACCCCCGGCTAGGCATGGATGGGGGGGAGGGTGTAGGGCGCACCGCCCTGGACAATAAGACATCTCTGCTGAACACACCCTCCCCTCGCTCCTTCAGTGGTCCACGCATGCGTGATTACAACCCCTACAACTACGCCGATATCAGCGTGTATGACAAGAGCGCACTCAAAGAAGCAGTGTTTGATGATGACGTGGAGCAGATCCGTGATG GTCGTCGGCAGGAATGTGGCGAGAAGAAGAGTCTTCATCCAAAAGCTTTTCCTGCTG GTCCACTGCAGCAGCTGGAACTGGTGGGAGATCTACTGAAAGAGCTGTCCAATCACAGCGAGCGTGTGGAGGAGCGGCGGGCCGCTCttctggagctgctgaaggtgaCCCGGGATGAGGACAGCTTGGCTGTGTGGGAGGAGCATTTCAAAAccatgctgctgttgctgctggagACGCTGGGGGATAAGGAT CACACTATCCGGGCCCTGGCACTCCGTGTGCTGAAAGAGATTTTACGGAGCCAACCGGCTCGCTTTAAGAACTATGCAGAACTCACCATCATGAAAACCTTAGAGGCTCACAAAGACTCCCATAAAGAG GTGGTGCGTGCTGCGGAAGAGGCTGCCTCCACCCTGGCTAGTTCAATCCACCCAGAGCAGTGCATCAAAGTGCTGTGCCCCATTGTCCAGACAGCAGACTATCCCATCAACCTGGCTGCGATCAAAATGCAGACTAAAGTGATTGAGCGAATCTCCCAAGAGTCTCTTCACCAGCTTCTGCCTGACATTATTCCTGGCCTTCTGCAG AGCTACGATAACACTGAGAGCAGTGTGCGTAAGGCCAGTGTGTTCTGTCTGGTGGCAATCTACTCTGTGATTGGTGAAGAGCTTAAACCTCATCTTGCCCAGCTTACAGGCAGCAAG atgaaactGTTGAATTTGTACATAAAGAGGGCCCAGACCACCAATAGCAACAGTAGCAGCTTGTCAGATGTCTCTACACACAGCTAG
- the LOC114791300 gene encoding CLIP-associating protein 1-like isoform X9 translates to MDQAANPQYVWDRMLSGFKHKNNRTREGVCLCLIATLNVYGAQGLTLSKIVPHICNLLGDPTSQVRDGAMNCLVEIYRHVGERVRMDLGKKGLPQSRLNVIFSKFDEVQRSGNMILSSDKNIDDDDSVDGGRSSSSKGASSGRRAVSAGSMRRPSSASSTKSTGKEGTSAGAVDEEDFIRAFEDVPAVQIYSSRELEESMNKIREVLSDDRHDWEHRVAALKKVRSLLLSGAADYEGFSQQLRQMEAPFKLSAKDLRSQVVREACITLGHLSSVLGNRFDHGAESIMPTLLNLVPNSAKVMATSGVAAIRLILRHTHFPRLIPIITSNCTSKSVAVRRRSFEFLDLQLQEWQTNSLERHVAVLTETIKKGVHDADSEARSVARKCYWGFHGHFSKEAEQLFQTLELTYQKALQSHLKGSDSIMSLPQSDRSSSSSQESLNRPLSAKASVGTSVTRTKVVTTRTPSTSLQRSRSDIDVNAAASAKSRISTVTSTTAFSSANTLPPGSYASLDGTTGNMEGRVRTRRQSSGSSMGGVTVTDSRGRSRAKVVSQSQPGSRSTSPGKLLGLSYGRIPRPTGAAKPSEKRSKIPRSQGCSRETSPTRSASARSSRIPRPSMSQGCSRDTSRESSRDTSPARGFTPLVSRRHSRSTSALTAADPLGYSDRFGLVHQARISASVNAMRILNTGTEVEAAVADALLLGDSRNKRRPMRRRYESPGMYSDDDANSDASSACSERSYGSRNGGIPHYMRQTEDVAEVLNHCASSNWSERKEGLLGLQNLLKSQRILSRVELKRLCEIFTRMFADPHSKRVFSMFLETLVDFITLHREDLQDWLFVLLTQLLKKMGADLLGSVQAKVQKALDVTRDSFPYDQQFNILMRFIVDQTQTPNLKVKVAILKYIESLARQMDPTDFVNSSETRLAVSRIITWISEPKSSDVRKALHNWAGEELSGRPSTLASLAGEGNMEERCKQAAQMVLISLFELNTPEFTMLLGALPKTFQDGATKLLHNHLRNSSNVAVGSPCNTVGRTPPPRYPSSRTSPLTSPTNCSHGGLSPSRLWGWSANGLSKHPIPFPPPPSISAAPSVRGLPRRAYSPSMLEYDTENMNSDEIYSSLRGVTEAIQSFSFRSQEDIIEPIKRDGKRDDLAGGMGSPGPDPRLGMDGGEGVGRTALDNKTSLLNTPSPRSFSGPRMRDYNPYNYADISVYDKSALKEAVFDDDVEQIRDGRRQECGEKKSLHPKAFPAGPLQQLELVGDLLKELSNHSERVEERRAALLELLKVTRDEDSLAVWEEHFKTMLLLLLETLGDKDHTIRALALRVLKEILRSQPARFKNYAELTIMKTLEAHKDSHKEVVRAAEEAASTLASSIHPEQCIKVLCPIVQTADYPINLAAIKMQTKVIERISQESLHQLLPDIIPGLLQSYDNTESSVRKASVFCLVAIYSVIGEELKPHLAQLTGSKMKLLNLYIKRAQTTNSNSSSLSDVSTHS, encoded by the exons ATAAGAACATCGACGATGATGACTCTGTGGATGGGGGGCGCTCCTCATCCTCCAAGGGAGCGTCGTCGGGACGAAGGGCAGTGAGTGCAGGCTCCATGCGGCGGCCCAGCTCAGCCTCCAGCACCAAATccacag GGAAAGAGGGTACAAGTGCTGGGGCTGTGGATGAGGAGGATTTCATCCGTGCCTTTGAGGATGTGCCTGCTGTACAG ATCTATTCCAGCAGGGAACTGGAAGAATCTATGAACAAGATCCGAGAGGTTCTTTCAGATGATCGGCATGATTGGGAGCACAGAGTGGCAGCG CTGAAGAAAGTGCGGTCCCTGCTGCTGTCCGGCGCGGCAGACTATGAGGGATTCTCTCAGCAGCTGCGGCAGATGGAGGCGCCATTCAAGCTGTCAGCCAAAGACCTGCGTTCACAGGTGGTCAGGGAGGCCTGCATCACGCTTGG GCACCTGTCCTCTGTCCTGGGGAACCGCTTCGACCATGGTGCTGAATCCATCATGCCTACGCTTCTCAACCTCGTCCCCAACAGCGCCAAAGTCATGGCCACATCGGGTGTGGCTGCCATCCGTCTCATCTTACGA cacacacacttccctcgGCTTATCCCCATCATTACCAGCAATTGCACATCCAAGTCTGTGGCTGTCAGAAG ACGCTCTTTTGAATTTCTGGACCTACAGCTTCAAGAATGGCAAACAAATTCCCTTGAAAG GCATGTTGCTGTCCTCACGGAGACCATTAAGAAAGGAGTGCATGATGCTGACTCTGAAGCTCGGTCTGTTGCACGAAA ATGTTATTGGGGCTTCCATGGCCACTTCAGCAAGGAGGCAGAGCAACTGTTCCAGACACTAGAGCTGACCTATCAGAAGGCTCTTCAGTCTCACCTGAAGGGTTCAGACAGCATTATGTCCCTCCCCCAGTCTGACCGCTCCTCCTCTAGCTCCCAAGAGAGCCTCAA CCGTCCTTTGTCTGCTAAAGCCTCTGTGGGAACCAGTGTAACCCGAA CTAAAGTGGTGACCACCCGAACACCCTCCACCTCCTTGCAGCGGTCCCGCAGCGACATTGATGTCAACGCTGCGGCCAGTGCCAAATCTCGCATCTCCACTGTGACCAGCACCACCGCGTTTAGCTCGGCAAACACCCTGCCTCCTGGCTCATATGCATCACTAG ATGGTACAACTGGTAATATGGAGG GTCGTGTGCGTACCAGGAGGCAGAGTTCTGGTAGTTCAATGGGAGGTGTTACTGTCACAGACAGTAGAGGCCGCAGTCGAGCTAAAGTGGTCTCCCAGTCACAGC CTGGAAGTCGTTCCACTTCTCCTGGGAAGCTTCTGGGTCTTTCCTATGGGAGGATCCCACGGCCCACGGGAGCTGCTAAACCTTCAGAGAAGCGCAGCAAAATCCCACGCAGCCAGGGATGCAGCCGAGAGACCAGCCCAACCAGATCTGCATCCG CACGGAGCAGCCGCATCCCGCGGCCCAGTATGAGTCAGGGCTGTAGTCGTGACACCAGTCGTGAGAGCAGTCGTGACACCAGCCCCGCCCGGGGGTTCACCCCACTGG TCTCCCGACGCCACTCTCGTTCCACCAGTGCCCTTACAGCAGCCGACCCGCTCGGGTACTCAG ATCGCTTTGGCCTGGTTCACCAAGCCCGAATCTCAGCTTCAGTGAATGCAATGAGGATCCTCAACACGGGCACCGAGGTGGAGGCCGCAGTAGCTGATGCCCTG CTTTTAGGTGACTCCAGGAATAAG CGGAGGCCCATGCGGCGGCGTTACGAGTCACCAGGGATGTACTCTGATGATGACGCAAACAGTGATGCATCCAGTGCGTGCTCAGAGCGTTCGTATGGCTCCAGGAATGGTGGTATTCCACATTACATGCGGCAGACAGAAGACGTGGCTGAGGTGCTGAACCACTGTGCCAGCTCCAACTGGTCTGAGCGGAAGGAGGGTCTCCTAGGCCTGCAAAACCTGCTCAAGAGCCAGCGGATTCTCAG TCGAGTAGAGCTGAAGAGGCTGTGTGAGATTTTCACGAGGATGTTTGCAGATCCACATAGCAAG aga GTATTCAGCATGTTCCTAGAGACTTTAGTGGACTTCATCACCCTGCACAGAGAGGACCTGCAGGACTGGCTGTTTGTGCTGCTCACACAGCTTCTAAAAAAAATGGGAGCTGACTTGTTGGGATCAGTCCAGGCCAAGGTCCAGAAGGCCCTCGATGTCACCAG GGACTCCTTCCCATACGATCAGCAATTCAACATCCTTATGCGTTTTATTGTTGACCAGACGCAGACACCAAACCTCAAA GTTAAGGTGGCCATACTGAAGTATATAGAGTCTCTTGCCAGGCAGATGGATCCCACAGATTTTGTGAACTCCAGCGAGACACGGTTGGCTGTTTCCCGAATTATCACCTGGATTTCAGAACCAAAGAGCTCAGATGTTCGGAAG GCCCTGCACAACTGGGCAGGGGAGGAGTTGTCAGGCAGGCCCAGCACTCTGGCTTCTCTTGCCGGGGAAGGTAACATGGAGGAGAGGTGCAAGCAG GCTGCTCAGATGGTCCTCATTTCCTTGTTTGAGTTGAACACACCAGAGTTTACCATGCTCTTGGGAGCTCTACCCAAAACCTTTCAAGATGGGGCCACCAAATTGCTACACAACCACCTGAGGAACTCCAGCAATGTAGCTGTG GGTTCTCCATGTAACACTGTTGGCCGGACTCCTCCTCCACGCTATCCAAGCAGTCGCACCAGCCCACTCACCTCACCCACCAACTGCTCTCATGGGGGCCTATCTCCCAG TCGGCTCTGGGGCTGGAGTGCTAATGGCCTCTCTAAGCACCCCATTCCTTTCCCTCcgcctccctccatctctgccgCTCCCTCGGTGAGGGGGCTACCCCGTCGCGCGTACTCCCCCAG CATGCTTGAGTACGACACAGAGAACATGAACTCAGATGAGATTTACAGTTCACTGCGGGGTGTGACTGAAGCCATCCAGAGCTTCAGCTTCCGTAGCCAAGAGGACATCATCGAGCCAATCAAACGTGATGGCAAGAGAGATGACTTA GCTGGTGGAATGGGATCACCTGGTCCAGACCCCCGGCTAGGCATGGATGGGGGGGAGGGTGTAGGGCGCACCGCCCTGGACAATAAGACATCTCTGCTGAACACACCCTCCCCTCGCTCCTTCAGTGGTCCACGCATGCGTGATTACAACCCCTACAACTACGCCGATATCAGCGTGTATGACAAGAGCGCACTCAAAGAAGCAGTGTTTGATGATGACGTGGAGCAGATCCGTGATG GTCGTCGGCAGGAATGTGGCGAGAAGAAGAGTCTTCATCCAAAAGCTTTTCCTGCTG GTCCACTGCAGCAGCTGGAACTGGTGGGAGATCTACTGAAAGAGCTGTCCAATCACAGCGAGCGTGTGGAGGAGCGGCGGGCCGCTCttctggagctgctgaaggtgaCCCGGGATGAGGACAGCTTGGCTGTGTGGGAGGAGCATTTCAAAAccatgctgctgttgctgctggagACGCTGGGGGATAAGGAT CACACTATCCGGGCCCTGGCACTCCGTGTGCTGAAAGAGATTTTACGGAGCCAACCGGCTCGCTTTAAGAACTATGCAGAACTCACCATCATGAAAACCTTAGAGGCTCACAAAGACTCCCATAAAGAG GTGGTGCGTGCTGCGGAAGAGGCTGCCTCCACCCTGGCTAGTTCAATCCACCCAGAGCAGTGCATCAAAGTGCTGTGCCCCATTGTCCAGACAGCAGACTATCCCATCAACCTGGCTGCGATCAAAATGCAGACTAAAGTGATTGAGCGAATCTCCCAAGAGTCTCTTCACCAGCTTCTGCCTGACATTATTCCTGGCCTTCTGCAG AGCTACGATAACACTGAGAGCAGTGTGCGTAAGGCCAGTGTGTTCTGTCTGGTGGCAATCTACTCTGTGATTGGTGAAGAGCTTAAACCTCATCTTGCCCAGCTTACAGGCAGCAAG atgaaactGTTGAATTTGTACATAAAGAGGGCCCAGACCACCAATAGCAACAGTAGCAGCTTGTCAGATGTCTCTACACACAGCTAG